The following coding sequences are from one Epilithonimonas vandammei window:
- a CDS encoding isoaspartyl peptidase/L-asparaginase, with product MKIIIHGGFFSESSQSNEVKLAKQNSLKDIAKKSYEFLQDNSAFDTVAYAVSLLEDDELYNAGIGSQIQSDGVIRMSAAIMNGETQKMSGVINIENVKNPVLVAKELMKEDDRVLGGTGAKQYANHHGFENFSTEIPQRRKEYEEKLKTGGKGTVGAVAIDKQGKLAVATSTGGKGFEIPGRISDSATVAGNFANKFCAVSCTGVGEDIVSNATAAKIVTRVTDGLTLKNAFDRTFEELKEIDGFAGAIGIDSEGNIFHHDSYPTMVFASFDGVDFEVFE from the coding sequence ATGAAAATAATCATCCACGGCGGATTTTTCTCCGAAAGCAGTCAGAGCAATGAAGTAAAATTGGCTAAACAAAACTCACTGAAAGACATTGCGAAAAAATCGTACGAATTTTTACAAGATAATTCGGCTTTTGACACGGTGGCTTATGCTGTTTCGCTTTTGGAAGATGATGAGTTGTACAATGCCGGAATTGGTTCGCAAATCCAAAGTGACGGCGTTATCCGCATGAGCGCTGCGATTATGAATGGCGAAACTCAGAAAATGAGTGGCGTCATCAACATAGAAAATGTGAAAAATCCTGTTTTAGTAGCCAAGGAACTTATGAAAGAGGATGATCGTGTGCTTGGCGGAACCGGAGCGAAACAATATGCCAACCACCACGGGTTCGAAAACTTTTCAACGGAAATCCCGCAACGTAGAAAAGAATATGAAGAGAAACTGAAAACAGGAGGCAAAGGAACTGTTGGAGCTGTCGCCATTGACAAACAAGGAAAATTGGCTGTCGCTACATCTACCGGAGGAAAAGGTTTTGAAATCCCGGGAAGAATCTCTGATTCGGCGACTGTTGCAGGGAATTTTGCTAACAAATTCTGCGCGGTAAGCTGTACGGGTGTTGGCGAAGATATTGTGAGCAATGCTACTGCCGCTAAAATCGTAACCCGCGTAACGGACGGCTTAACCCTGAAAAATGCTTTTGACAGAACCTTTGAAGAACTGAAAGAAATTGATGGTTTTGCAGGTGCAATCGGAATTGATTCTGAAGGAAATATTTTCCATCACGATTCTTATCCCACGATGGTTTTTGCGAGTTTTGATGGAGTGGATTTTGAAGTTTTTGAATAA
- a CDS encoding cyanophycinase, with the protein MKSKGKLVIIGGAVNKGSFTETNFDQNVEKNLNFFERGILRKIIDESKLKEDSVIEVITTASQIPDIVGPEYKKAFEYLGAKNCNILDIQNREQANSDAIVARANAADVVMFTGGDQLRLTSILGGTRFHDAILTKYQTEDFIYAGTSAGAAAASENMIYQGSSSEALLKGEIKTTQGLGFIENAIIDTHFVQRGRIGRLFQAVVNNPRTLGIGLGEDTGLFIQDDIMTAIGSGLVIIVDGLQIKDTNLTNVELGQPISIKNLIVDVLSMNDTFDMKTREMTIVNSQYNPIPQVSAE; encoded by the coding sequence ATGAAGTCAAAAGGAAAACTAGTCATCATTGGCGGCGCTGTGAACAAAGGTAGTTTTACAGAAACCAATTTCGACCAAAATGTTGAAAAAAATCTTAACTTTTTTGAACGCGGAATCCTCAGAAAGATTATTGATGAATCTAAACTAAAAGAAGATTCTGTTATTGAAGTGATTACGACCGCATCTCAAATTCCTGACATCGTAGGTCCTGAATATAAAAAAGCATTTGAATATCTTGGTGCAAAAAATTGTAATATTCTTGATATTCAAAATCGTGAACAAGCTAATAGTGATGCGATTGTAGCGAGAGCCAATGCTGCCGACGTGGTGATGTTCACAGGTGGCGACCAACTTCGCCTAACCTCTATTCTTGGTGGAACGAGATTTCACGATGCAATTTTAACTAAATATCAAACGGAAGATTTTATCTATGCAGGAACATCTGCCGGTGCCGCTGCTGCATCAGAGAATATGATTTATCAGGGCTCCAGCTCGGAAGCGCTTTTAAAAGGCGAAATCAAAACTACACAAGGTCTTGGTTTTATCGAAAACGCGATTATAGATACGCATTTTGTTCAAAGAGGTAGGATAGGCAGGCTTTTTCAGGCTGTTGTAAATAATCCGAGAACACTGGGTATTGGTCTTGGTGAAGATACCGGACTTTTTATCCAAGATGATATTATGACTGCGATAGGTTCCGGTTTGGTTATTATAGTAGACGGATTGCAAATCAAAGATACCAACCTGACCAATGTAGAATTGGGTCAACCAATTTCTATTAAAAACCTCATCGTAGATGTACTTTCTATGAACGATACTTTTGATATGAAAACCAGAGAAATGACGATTGTTAATTCCCAATACAATCCGATTCCGCAAGTTAGTGCTGAATAA
- the cphA gene encoding cyanophycin synthetase, giving the protein MKIEKIQVLRGPNIWSITRKKLIQMRLNLEEIEHQPTNKIDGFRERIEKLIPSLYSHRCSEGTPGGFFKRVEMGTWMGHVIEHIALEIQTLAGMDVGFGRTRETKTPGTYNVVFNYIEEKAGVFAAEESVKIAQCLIEGSDYDLIFCIQSLKEIRERERLGPSTGSIVDEAASRRIPWIRLGKNSLVQLGYGINQQRFQATITGNTSSIAVDIACNKELTKKMLEDAAIPVPSGDLVVDEEGLQSVIRKIGYPLVLKPLDGNHGKGASINVKDYETAVIGLEHAQKYSRKVIVEKYITGFDFRVLVINHKMVAAARRVPAHVVGDGELNLQELIDKENLDPRRGYGHENVLTEINVDKDTNELLGKLGYTLETVPQKGEIVYLKSTANLSTGGTSIDVTDMVHPENVQMAERISRIIGLDVCGIDIMAENLTQPLKESGGAILEVNAAPGFRMHLAPSEGLPRNVATPVVDMLYPPGKEFRIPIIALTGTNGKTTTTRLLAHIVKNNGKRVGFTTSDGIYIQNTLLQKGDTTGPMSAEFILKDPTVEFAILETARGGILRSGLGFGTCDIGVLTNIKEDHLGISDIHNLKDLTRVKRVVLDSVKKDGWCVLNADDEYSMRLADDLRAKVALFSLDENNPHIKKFAKEGKITCVFEEGFVTIKKGEWKIRIEKVKNIPITMEGKAKFMIANVLAASLAAYVYGFEIPNIALALTTFIPSAQLTPGRLNVFKFKNFKVMIDFAHNPAGYEAIEDYLKNVESNKKIGIISGVGDRRDGDIRECGKIAARMFDHIIIRNEKHLRGRTEEEINGLIIEGIQSVDKSVSYEIIPKEIDALKHAMSLAEEGTYITALSDVINNAIEIVQEYQAKELQDE; this is encoded by the coding sequence ATGAAAATAGAAAAAATACAAGTTTTACGTGGCCCGAATATCTGGAGCATTACACGAAAAAAACTGATTCAGATGCGTCTCAATCTGGAAGAGATAGAGCATCAGCCTACTAACAAAATAGATGGTTTCCGGGAAAGAATCGAAAAGCTGATTCCTTCACTTTATTCCCACAGATGTTCTGAAGGGACGCCAGGCGGTTTTTTCAAGCGTGTAGAGATGGGAACATGGATGGGTCACGTTATAGAGCATATTGCTTTGGAAATACAAACACTTGCCGGTATGGATGTAGGTTTCGGAAGAACGAGGGAAACCAAAACTCCGGGAACTTACAATGTTGTTTTCAATTACATCGAAGAAAAAGCAGGTGTTTTTGCGGCGGAAGAATCTGTGAAAATAGCGCAATGCCTTATAGAAGGTTCGGATTATGACCTCATTTTTTGTATTCAGAGTCTTAAGGAAATTAGAGAGAGGGAAAGGCTGGGACCATCTACAGGAAGTATTGTAGATGAAGCAGCTTCCAGGAGGATTCCTTGGATCAGATTAGGAAAAAACTCTCTGGTGCAGCTTGGTTATGGGATCAATCAGCAGAGATTTCAGGCAACCATTACCGGGAATACCAGTAGCATTGCCGTAGATATTGCATGTAATAAAGAGCTGACAAAAAAGATGCTGGAAGATGCGGCGATTCCCGTTCCGTCAGGAGATCTAGTGGTAGATGAAGAAGGATTGCAAAGCGTGATCAGGAAAATCGGTTATCCATTAGTGCTGAAACCACTGGACGGAAACCATGGAAAAGGCGCTTCCATCAATGTCAAGGATTATGAAACTGCGGTTATTGGGCTAGAGCACGCTCAGAAGTATTCAAGAAAAGTGATTGTTGAGAAATACATCACGGGCTTCGATTTCCGAGTTTTGGTCATTAATCACAAAATGGTTGCGGCGGCTAGAAGAGTTCCTGCGCATGTTGTAGGCGATGGCGAACTGAATCTTCAAGAACTCATCGATAAAGAAAATTTGGACCCAAGACGAGGGTACGGACACGAAAATGTTCTCACCGAAATTAATGTAGATAAAGATACTAATGAGCTTCTGGGAAAATTGGGCTACACACTGGAAACCGTTCCACAGAAAGGGGAAATTGTTTACCTGAAATCCACAGCCAATCTATCAACAGGAGGTACTTCCATAGATGTAACGGATATGGTTCACCCGGAAAATGTCCAGATGGCAGAACGTATTTCCAGGATCATCGGTCTGGATGTATGTGGAATAGATATTATGGCGGAAAATCTTACTCAGCCTCTGAAGGAAAGTGGTGGCGCCATTTTGGAAGTCAATGCCGCACCTGGTTTCAGGATGCACCTTGCTCCAAGTGAGGGTTTGCCGAGAAACGTAGCAACGCCAGTGGTAGATATGCTTTATCCGCCAGGCAAAGAATTCAGAATTCCGATTATAGCACTCACCGGAACTAATGGTAAAACTACAACGACCAGATTATTGGCTCATATCGTTAAAAATAATGGAAAACGAGTAGGTTTCACAACTTCGGATGGGATCTATATCCAGAATACACTGCTCCAAAAAGGAGATACAACAGGGCCAATGTCCGCAGAATTTATTCTTAAAGACCCGACTGTAGAATTTGCGATTTTGGAAACTGCCAGAGGCGGTATTCTTCGTTCTGGATTAGGATTTGGAACTTGCGATATCGGGGTTCTTACCAATATCAAGGAAGATCATCTGGGGATTAGTGACATCCATAACCTCAAGGATCTGACAAGAGTAAAAAGAGTTGTTCTGGACAGCGTGAAAAAAGACGGCTGGTGCGTTCTGAACGCCGATGACGAATATTCTATGAGACTGGCGGACGACCTTCGCGCAAAAGTAGCCTTGTTCAGTTTGGATGAGAATAATCCGCATATCAAAAAGTTTGCAAAAGAAGGTAAGATTACCTGTGTCTTTGAAGAAGGTTTTGTAACCATCAAAAAAGGGGAGTGGAAGATTAGGATAGAGAAAGTAAAGAACATCCCGATTACGATGGAGGGTAAAGCAAAATTTATGATTGCTAATGTGCTGGCAGCATCCTTGGCGGCTTATGTCTATGGTTTTGAGATTCCGAATATCGCTCTGGCTCTAACAACGTTTATCCCAAGTGCACAACTAACGCCGGGCAGACTAAACGTTTTCAAATTCAAGAACTTCAAGGTGATGATAGACTTTGCGCACAATCCGGCGGGTTACGAAGCCATCGAAGACTACCTGAAAAATGTGGAATCCAACAAGAAGATCGGAATCATTTCGGGAGTGGGAGACAGGCGGGATGGTGACATCCGCGAGTGTGGTAAAATCGCTGCCAGAATGTTCGATCATATCATTATACGGAATGAGAAGCACCTGCGCGGGCGCACGGAAGAAGAGATAAACGGTCTTATTATAGAAGGCATACAGAGTGTGGATAAAAGCGTAAGCTACGAAATCATCCCGAAAGAGATTGATGCTCTGAAGCACGCAATGAGCCTTGCTGAAGAAGGAACTTATATTACAGCACTGAGTGATGTGATTAATAATGCCATAGAGATCGTTCAGGAATATCAGGCCAAGGAATTGCAGGACGAATAA
- the acs gene encoding acetate--CoA ligase, with amino-acid sequence MRNYHIQNLQDYFKEYKKSIKNPKKFWDKIADENFVWYQRWSKVVDYNMEEANIKWFKNAKLNITKNSLDRHLSVRGDKTAIIWEPNDPKEEAQHISFNELYERVNKTANVLREMGVEKGDRVCIYLPMIPELAVTMLACAKLGAVHSVIFAGFSAAAVASRVNDCGAKMVITSDGSYRGNKVLDLKSIVDEALEKCETVEHVLVVKRTNNDVKMKEGRDYWMSEYYDKASTDFVTVIMDAEDPLFILYTSGSTGKPKGMLHTCAGYMVYTAYTFKNVFNYKENDIYWCTADIGWITGHSYILYGPLLNGATTVIFEGVPTYPDAGRFWEVIEKHKVTQFYTAPTAIRSLAKESVEWVQKHNLESLKVIGSVGEPINDEAWHWYNDNVGNKKCPIVDTWWQTETGGILISPIPFVTPTKPTYATLPLPGVQPVLMDDKRNEISGNQVTGNLCIRFPWPGIARTIWGDHQRYKETYFSAFPGKYFTGDGALRDEVGYYRITGRVDDVIIVSGHNLGTAPIEDSINEHPAVAESAIVGYPHDVKGNALYGFVILKESGEERNRENLAKEINQLISEQIGPIAKLDKIQFVSGLPKTRSGKIMRRILRKIAEGDFTNFGDTSTLLNPEVVDEIKNERI; translated from the coding sequence ATGAGAAATTATCACATTCAGAATTTACAGGATTATTTCAAGGAGTATAAGAAGTCAATTAAAAATCCAAAGAAGTTTTGGGACAAGATTGCGGATGAAAATTTTGTGTGGTATCAGCGTTGGTCCAAGGTCGTGGATTACAATATGGAGGAAGCCAACATAAAATGGTTCAAAAATGCAAAACTGAACATTACCAAAAACTCTCTGGACAGACATCTTTCCGTAAGAGGCGACAAAACCGCTATCATCTGGGAACCCAATGACCCGAAAGAAGAAGCTCAACATATCAGCTTCAATGAACTCTACGAAAGAGTGAATAAAACCGCCAACGTTCTACGCGAAATGGGCGTTGAGAAAGGCGACAGAGTCTGCATCTACCTTCCAATGATTCCTGAATTGGCGGTAACAATGTTGGCTTGTGCTAAGTTGGGCGCCGTTCACTCCGTGATATTTGCTGGGTTTTCAGCTGCGGCTGTTGCTTCCAGAGTGAATGATTGTGGCGCTAAAATGGTCATTACTTCAGACGGAAGTTACAGAGGTAACAAAGTGCTTGATCTAAAAAGCATTGTGGATGAAGCTTTGGAAAAATGCGAAACTGTGGAACATGTCTTGGTGGTTAAAAGAACTAATAATGATGTGAAGATGAAAGAAGGCCGAGATTACTGGATGTCAGAATATTATGATAAAGCTTCCACAGACTTCGTGACCGTGATAATGGATGCGGAAGATCCTTTGTTCATTCTTTATACTTCAGGTTCAACAGGAAAACCGAAAGGAATGCTTCACACTTGCGCAGGCTACATGGTTTACACAGCATATACTTTTAAAAATGTGTTCAATTATAAAGAGAATGACATCTATTGGTGTACGGCGGATATCGGGTGGATCACCGGACACTCCTATATTCTGTACGGTCCGCTCCTGAATGGCGCAACGACTGTTATCTTCGAAGGGGTGCCGACTTACCCCGATGCGGGACGATTCTGGGAAGTGATCGAGAAACATAAGGTGACCCAATTTTATACCGCTCCCACAGCCATCCGTTCATTAGCCAAAGAAAGTGTGGAATGGGTTCAGAAACATAACCTAGAGTCTCTCAAAGTGATTGGTTCTGTGGGCGAACCAATCAATGACGAGGCTTGGCACTGGTACAATGATAATGTGGGAAACAAAAAATGCCCCATTGTCGATACTTGGTGGCAGACCGAAACTGGCGGTATCCTAATCTCTCCAATCCCATTTGTAACGCCGACTAAACCTACTTATGCAACCTTACCGCTACCTGGCGTTCAACCAGTCCTGATGGATGACAAACGTAACGAGATATCCGGCAATCAGGTGACAGGCAACTTATGCATCCGCTTTCCGTGGCCAGGTATTGCGCGTACCATTTGGGGCGACCATCAACGTTATAAGGAGACTTACTTCTCTGCATTTCCGGGTAAATATTTTACCGGTGACGGTGCTCTGAGAGATGAAGTTGGCTATTACAGGATCACAGGTCGTGTGGATGATGTCATTATCGTTTCCGGGCACAATCTTGGAACAGCACCAATCGAGGATAGCATCAATGAGCATCCTGCTGTGGCAGAATCTGCAATTGTAGGCTATCCGCACGACGTAAAAGGCAACGCCTTGTACGGTTTCGTGATTCTGAAAGAATCTGGGGAAGAAAGAAACCGTGAGAACCTAGCGAAGGAAATCAACCAGCTTATCTCCGAACAAATCGGGCCGATTGCCAAGCTGGACAAAATCCAGTTCGTGTCCGGTTTACCAAAGACCAGATCCGGGAAGATTATGCGCCGCATCTTGAGAAAGATAGCGGAAGGCGATTTCACTAATTTTGGAGACACTTCCACCTTATTGAATCCTGAGGTTGTGGATGAGATCAAGAATGAGAGGATTTAG
- a CDS encoding response regulator transcription factor, translating into MKKILIADDEHKILMSLEYSFRKQGYEVFIARDGTEALELLKTITPDAILLDIMMPKLDGYSTLNEIKTMENLNHSKVIFLSAKTNPKDIEKGLELGADAYVTKPYSIKKLIQQIEEMLE; encoded by the coding sequence ATGAAAAAAATATTAATCGCGGACGATGAACACAAAATACTAATGTCCTTGGAATACAGTTTCAGGAAACAGGGTTACGAAGTCTTTATTGCAAGAGACGGAACCGAAGCTCTGGAACTGCTGAAAACCATAACACCGGACGCTATTCTACTCGATATTATGATGCCAAAACTAGACGGTTACAGCACACTGAACGAAATCAAAACAATGGAAAACCTCAATCATTCCAAAGTGATTTTCTTGAGTGCGAAAACTAATCCGAAAGATATCGAGAAAGGATTGGAATTAGGAGCAGATGCTTATGTAACCAAGCCTTATTCTATCAAGAAGCTGATCCAGCAGATTGAGGAAATGCTTGAGTAG
- a CDS encoding ATP-binding protein produces MNSYVLFAVVILYLALLFLVAHRAEKKKSKIWVNNPYIYALSLAVYCTAWTYYGSIGVAVNDGLDYLPIYVGPMIIIPAWIYINRKIIRIARINKVSSIADFISLRYGNSRSFGAIITLVCIFGIIPYIGLQIKAISETFHLVTNTPVSKNIFTDNATYVVVLLALFSSYYGTRYVDASEKRLGIISAVALESFLKLIFLIVLGVFVTFFAFDGLSDIYEKASKFPDFKAKNTFSGLEGSFNWMILCLISASAIFLLPRQFHTAIVENRQEKHLKTAIWFFPLYLLIFNIFIFPIAWGGRIIFDGQNVNPEFYSILIPQHFGNQIITVLVFLGGLSSSISMVIISSITLSIMLSNNLIIPYGWLDKLKSDNDVKNTRNITNIRKISIFILIVTSFAFYKYFILRNSLYSVGLISFVVISQLGPSFFGAIFWRRGSYKGAVIGLIGGLIICYFGLIIPQYYFSFNQEFKGFLIEMYNWFSFFNIPYLGSISEIYFWSILVNLSLFVIISVSQKGDYRERNFAEIYIDVDKYIQNHENAFIWRGKAYVSDIRNILVKFLGEKKTEQALRIFNLKYNIDTRTETADARFIKFSENLLSGRIGTASAKILIEGVTYEDKISLKEVLEILEESKENISLNKKLTEQSRALKKLSEELSSANENLIFKDKQKDDFLDTVAHELRTPLTAIRSAGEILADDDDDDIPLDIKREFLNNIITESDRLNEIINDILYLDKLEHGEIALNISKNNILETYQKALNPISHLLHQKNIHLSEVNLLTKTQFEYDEARLIQVFQNILGNALKFTDEQGTIQAKFQEKDNQLIIRIFNTGKQIPEDDLNLIFDKFYQSRNQNVRKPLGSGLGLAICRKIMEAHQGNISAKNLEIGVEFQMILNINNAEK; encoded by the coding sequence ATGAATAGCTACGTCTTATTTGCAGTTGTAATTCTCTATCTCGCCCTTCTTTTCTTGGTCGCACATCGCGCAGAAAAAAAGAAGAGCAAGATTTGGGTAAACAATCCTTACATATACGCATTGTCGTTGGCGGTTTATTGTACAGCGTGGACGTATTACGGAAGTATTGGCGTTGCCGTGAATGACGGATTAGACTATCTTCCGATTTACGTTGGACCGATGATTATCATTCCAGCTTGGATTTATATTAATCGTAAAATTATCAGGATTGCAAGAATCAATAAAGTCAGCAGTATTGCAGATTTTATCTCGTTGCGTTACGGGAACAGTCGTTCGTTTGGCGCGATTATCACTTTAGTCTGTATTTTTGGTATAATCCCTTACATCGGGCTGCAGATTAAAGCGATTTCTGAAACATTTCATTTGGTTACTAACACTCCAGTTTCTAAGAATATTTTTACAGATAATGCAACTTATGTAGTGGTTTTATTAGCCCTCTTCTCGTCGTATTACGGAACTCGTTATGTAGATGCTTCTGAGAAAAGATTAGGAATCATTTCTGCTGTAGCATTGGAAAGTTTTTTGAAGTTAATTTTCCTTATAGTTCTAGGTGTTTTCGTTACATTTTTTGCATTTGACGGACTTTCTGATATTTATGAAAAGGCGAGTAAATTTCCAGATTTTAAAGCCAAAAACACATTTTCAGGATTGGAAGGAAGCTTCAATTGGATGATACTTTGCTTGATTTCGGCTTCAGCGATTTTTCTTTTGCCGAGACAATTTCACACTGCGATTGTAGAAAACCGACAAGAAAAACATTTGAAGACAGCTATTTGGTTTTTTCCTCTTTATCTCTTGATTTTCAATATTTTCATATTTCCAATCGCTTGGGGTGGACGGATTATTTTCGATGGACAAAACGTGAATCCAGAATTTTATTCAATTTTAATTCCTCAACATTTCGGTAATCAAATCATCACAGTTTTGGTTTTTCTTGGTGGATTAAGTTCATCAATTTCGATGGTAATTATTTCGAGCATTACATTGTCAATTATGTTATCAAATAATCTCATCATTCCTTATGGCTGGCTGGATAAACTCAAGTCTGATAACGATGTAAAAAATACCAGAAACATTACTAATATTAGAAAAATCAGTATTTTTATTTTGATTGTGACTTCTTTTGCTTTCTACAAATATTTCATTTTAAGGAACAGTTTATATTCCGTTGGATTGATTTCTTTTGTGGTGATTTCTCAACTTGGGCCATCATTTTTCGGAGCGATTTTTTGGAGAAGAGGAAGTTACAAAGGCGCAGTTATCGGATTGATTGGAGGTTTAATTATCTGCTATTTCGGCTTGATTATTCCGCAGTATTATTTTTCTTTCAATCAGGAATTCAAAGGATTTTTGATAGAGATGTACAATTGGTTCAGCTTTTTCAATATTCCTTACCTCGGCAGTATCTCGGAGATATATTTCTGGTCAATTTTAGTAAATCTATCATTATTTGTCATTATCTCTGTCAGTCAAAAAGGCGATTACCGCGAACGGAATTTTGCTGAAATTTATATTGATGTTGACAAATACATCCAGAATCACGAGAATGCATTTATCTGGCGAGGAAAAGCTTATGTTTCTGACATCCGAAATATCTTGGTCAAATTCCTTGGAGAAAAGAAAACCGAACAAGCACTGAGAATCTTCAACCTAAAATATAACATCGACACAAGAACAGAAACTGCCGATGCTAGATTCATCAAATTTTCCGAGAATCTTTTGTCTGGAAGAATCGGAACTGCATCCGCCAAAATCCTAATTGAGGGTGTAACTTACGAAGATAAAATCTCCCTCAAAGAAGTTTTAGAAATCCTCGAAGAATCGAAAGAAAATATCAGCCTAAATAAAAAACTCACTGAGCAAAGCCGTGCGCTGAAAAAACTATCCGAAGAATTGAGTTCTGCTAATGAAAACCTCATCTTCAAAGACAAGCAGAAAGACGATTTCCTGGATACTGTCGCACACGAATTGAGAACTCCGCTTACAGCCATCCGTTCCGCTGGCGAAATTTTGGCTGATGATGATGATGATGATATTCCGTTAGACATCAAAAGAGAATTTCTCAATAATATCATCACAGAATCTGACCGATTGAATGAAATCATCAATGACATTCTTTATCTCGACAAATTGGAACACGGCGAAATCGCTTTGAATATCAGCAAAAACAATATCCTTGAAACCTATCAGAAAGCGCTGAACCCAATCAGTCATCTTCTTCACCAGAAGAATATTCATCTGAGTGAAGTTAATCTTTTAACAAAAACTCAATTTGAATATGATGAAGCAAGGTTGATTCAGGTTTTTCAGAATATTTTAGGAAATGCTTTGAAGTTTACTGATGAACAAGGAACTATTCAGGCTAAGTTTCAAGAAAAAGATAATCAATTGATTATAAGAATCTTCAATACTGGAAAACAAATTCCGGAAGATGATTTGAATTTGATATTTGATAAGTTTTATCAATCGCGAAATCAAAACGTCAGAAAACCTTTGGGAAGCGGTCTAGGATTAGCGATTTGCAGAAAAATAATGGAAGCTCATCAAGGGAATATCTCAGCAAAAAATTTAGAAATTGGTGTCGAGTTCCAAATGATTTTAAACATAAATAATGCAGAAAAATAA
- a CDS encoding DUF6814 family protein translates to MDARKKILGIVWILLALVVLYFGLTVMGIPKLSSGKQEDLVFGIIIVFILLPIVSGGLGVFGYYALSGDYSEEKL, encoded by the coding sequence ATGGACGCACGAAAGAAAATATTAGGTATAGTTTGGATCTTACTCGCATTGGTAGTTCTATACTTCGGGCTGACAGTGATGGGGATTCCTAAGCTAAGCTCCGGCAAGCAGGAAGATTTGGTATTCGGGATTATTATTGTATTTATCCTATTACCAATTGTTTCCGGAGGATTGGGCGTTTTCGGGTATTATGCTTTGAGTGGCGATTATTCCGAAGAAAAATTGTAA